From the genome of Aspergillus fumigatus Af293 chromosome 1, whole genome shotgun sequence, one region includes:
- a CDS encoding androgen-induced gene 1 family protein, translated as MAVAVVAKHPVQRMSSPSRGFSALVHLFGLASFIGSFKFMHENPNRANEAYGWHFQYLTVIGLALSTLTFAVALLADLTLSARLFLVKNLLSICSAPMEVLISVLYWGLRMIDERLVVPDWAYIPMHADIGFHAVPAIVLLIDLLLLSPPWTISIVPALGLSSAIALGYWVWIERCYKYNGWYPYPIFEQVPFEGRVGLFVMSAVVMALSTATLKWLYGRVNGFGTASKPKVRPGALKQNGALKHN; from the exons ATGGCCGTCGCCGTGGTTGCGAAACATCCTGTCCAACGGATGTCCAGCCCTTCCCGGGGATTCTCTGCCTTGGTACAT TTATTCGGTTTAGCCAGCTTTATCGGCTCGTTCAAATT TATGCACGAGAATCCTAATCGCGC TAACGAAGCCTATGGTTGGCACTTTCAGTATCTAACCGTTATCGGTCTTGCCTTATCGACTCTCACTTTTGCTGTCGCGCTGTTGGCCGATCTGACCCTGTCCGCCCGGCTGTTCCTCGTTAAGAACCTCTTGTCGATATGTAGTGCTCCGATGGAGGTGCTTATTAGTGTTCTATACTGGGGTCTTCGCATG ATCGACGAGCGCTTGGTGGTACCGGACTGGGCTTATATTCCAATGCACGCTG ATATTGGTTTTCACGCCGTACCAGCCATTGTGTTATTGATCGATCTCCtacttctttcccctccatGGACAATCAGTATCGTACCCGCCCTTGGCCTATCAAGCGCAATCGCGTTAGGTTACTGGGTTTGGATCGAGCGATGCTACAAGTACAACGGATG GTACCCGTATCCGATCTTCGAGCAGGTGCCCTTCGAAGGCCGCGTCGGTCTTTTCGTGATGAGCGCCGTTGTCATGGCGCTGAGCACTGCAACCCTAAAATGGCTTTACGGTCGTGTCAATGGCTTCGGGACAGCCTCAAAACCCAAGGTTCGTCCTGGTGCTCTGAAACAGAACGGCGCTTTGAAGCATAATTGA
- the pam17 gene encoding presequence translocated-associated motor subunit PAM17, with amino-acid sequence MHLTLMNGTLRTAALSGRFALASPSPLPTATPLFQCCQKMSLRTQARPVSTSTTRILLKPSLRPQTSSMCLSPIFRKTAFRLNSTAANASRAEVPKLDWNSFFKLRASRRRYTLASSIIASMASTIIGVQILSEQDLESLGAQVMGLDPFVVLGLATATCGAVGWLAGPFLGNAIWRLVYRKYKPAFLMREKEFFDRIKRFRVDPSSNSIANPVPDYYGEKIGSVQGYRQWLKDQRAYNRKRRSFII; translated from the exons ATGCACCTCACTTTGATGAACGGCACACTGCGTACGGCGGCCCTCAGTGGCCGGTTTGCCCTGGCCTCTCCCTCCCCTTTGCCCACCGCCACGCCGTTATTCCAATGCTGCCAGAAGATGTCACTCAGAACACAGGCTCGGCCAGTCAGCACATCAACCACACGCATCCTTTTAAAGCCATCGCTTCGTCCTCAGACAAGCTCTATGTGCCTGTCTCCCATTTTCCGCAAAACTGCTTTTCGCCTTAATTCGACCGCCGCAAACGCATCCCGCGCCGAAGTCCCCAAACTCGATTGGAATTCATTCTTCAAACTGCGCGCATCTCGCCGCAGATACACCCTTGCCTCGTCGATAATTGCCTCGATGGCCAGTACAATTATCGGAGTACAAATTCTTTCGGAGCAAGATCTCGAGTCCCTCGGGGCGCAGGTGATGGGCTTGGACCCCTTCGTTGTCCTGGGATTGGCGACCGCTACCTGCGGTGCGGTGGGCTGGCTCGCGGGTCCCTTTTTGGGCAATGCCATCTGGAGGCTGGTCTATCGCAAATATAAGCCAGCTTTCTTAATG agagagaaggagttCTTTGACAGAATCAAGCGGTTCCGTGTCGATCCCTCGTCTAACTCGATTGCCAATCCAGTGCCGGATTACTATGGTGAGAAGATTGGTAGTGTTCAAGGTTACCGGCAGTGGTTGAAGGATCAGAGGGCCTACAACCGCAAGAGACGCAGTTTCATCATCTAA
- a CDS encoding enoyl-CoA hydratase/isomerase family protein — MYPNPPPVAIPTSYESLQTTHIKVSHHPAGSPTVTPVVIVTLNRPDKHNAFTLAMAEDLERVFGMFDLDERVKVVVLTGAGKTFCAGADLEIGFGGGRERERTADHRDSGGRVALAIHRCRKPTIAAVQGSAVGVGMTMILPAAIRIAHESSKYGFVFARRGITMESCSSYFLPRLIGYSRAMFLVSTGGVYPPNSKHFDGLFAETLPEGTQVLPRALELAAEIAENVSPMASALNRALMWRGPESPEEAHLLESGILYHMFGARDQREGVSAFFEKRKPNFKATLEHDGPANYPWWSEASIDPPAKAAKESSKL, encoded by the exons ATGTATCCCAATCCCCCCCCAGTTGCCATTCCAACGTCGTACGAAAGTCTCCAGACAACCCACATTAAGGTGTCTCACCACCCAGCCGGCTCCCCTACCGTAACCCCAGTCGTGATCGTCACTTTGAACCGTCCAGACAAGCACAATGCCTTCACACTGGCCATGGCAGAGGATCTGGAACGCGTCTTTGGCATGTTCGACCTCGACGAACGCGTAAAAGTAGTCGTGCTGACCGGTGCGGGGAAGACCTTCTGCGCCGGCGCGGACTTGGAGATTGGGTTTGGCGGCGGGCGAGAACGAGAGAGGACAGCGGATCATCGGGATAG TGGTGGCCGAGTCGCTCTGGCGATCCATAGATGTCGAAAGCCTACGATTGCTGCTGTGCAGGGTTCTGCGGTTGGAGTTGGCATGACCATGATTCTTCCGGCAGCTATAAG GATCGCCCATGAATCGAGTAAGTATGGCTTCGTCTTTGcccgaagaggaatcacCATGGAGTCTTGCTCTTCGTACTTCCTCCCCCGTCTGATCGGATATTCTCGTGCTATGTTCCTTGTCTCAACAGGGGGTGTCTACCCGCCCAACTCAAAGCACTTTGATGGATTGTTTGCGGAGACTCTACCGGAGGGGACCCAGGTCCTTCCACGAGCTCTAGAGTTGGCTGCCGAAATAGCCGAGAACGTCAGCCCGATGGCTTCTGCGTTGAATCGGGCATTGATGTGGCGCGGGCCTGAATCCCCCGAAGAAGCGCATTTGCTCGAGTCGGGGATCTTGTACCATATGTTTGGGGCTAG GGACCAAAGAGAAGGCGTTTCAGCCTTTTTCGAGAAGCGCAAGCCAAACTTCAAGGCAACTCTCGAGCATGATGGGCCAGCCAACTATCCGTGGTGGTCGGAGGCGAGCATCGACCCGCCAGCAAAAGCTGCAAAGGAGTCATCTAAGTTGTGA
- a CDS encoding dienelactone hydrolase family protein — MSVSSCCLKGFEWAGSPSGRTAKLAKNDVYIVGDNPDVAIIIIHDLLGWTFPNVRLLADHYACEANATVYIPDFFGGEVLPMELILKGEWERLDVRGFLGRNSREIREPELFDCARALRERYKKVGVAGFCYGGWAAFRLGAQEHQPPLVDCITVGHPSLLTKKDIDEIAVPVQILAPEHDSVYTAELKRHTFDTLSKLGVPFDYQHYPGVEHGCFTRGDSNKTGEREAMTRGKIAAVSWFTQWLGQP; from the coding sequence ATGTCCGTCTCATCTTGTTGTCTGAAAGGATTCGAATGGGCAGGTTCTCCCTCAGGGAGAACCGCAAAGCTCGCCAAGAACGACGTCTACATAGTTGGGGACAACCCGGacgtcgccatcatcatcatccacgaTCTTCTGGGCTGGACCTTCCCAAATGTGCGCTTGCTAGCAGATCACTATGCCTGTGAGGCCAACGCAACCGTCTACATCCCCGATTTCTTCGGCGGCGAAGTCTTGCCGATGGAGCTGATTCTCAAGGGCGAGTGGGAGAGGCTCGATGTCCGCGGTTTCTTGGGGAGGAATTCCAGGGAGATACGAGAACCGGAGCTCTTCGACTGTGCTAGAGCTTTGCGGGAGAGGTACAAGAAAGTGGGCGTTGCAGGGTTCTGCTACGGAGGATGGGCTGCTTTCCGCCTAGGCGCACAAGAACACCAGCCTCCGCTTGTTGACTGCATCACGGTTGGGCATCCGTCGCTTCTGACAAAGAAGGATATCGACGAGATTGCAGTTCCAGTGCAGATTCTTGCCCCGGAACATGATTCGGTCTATACTGCCGAGCTCAAGCGACATACGTTTGACACGCTTTCGAAGCTCGGTGTGCCGTTCGATTATCAACATTATCCCGGAGTGGAGCATGGCTGTTTTACTCGCGGTGACAGTAACAAGACCGGGGAGCGTGAGGCGATGACTCGTGGAAAGATTGCTGCTGTCAGCTGGTTTACGCAATGGCTGGGCCAGCCGTGA